Proteins from a genomic interval of Gordonia sp. SL306:
- a CDS encoding acetaldehyde dehydrogenase (acetylating) has product MAAKLTAAIIGSGNIGTDLMYKLERSGVIEPRWMVGIDADSEGMKRAADHGLITMSGGADELLSSSERPDFIFEATSAYVHREYAPKYEAAGITAVDLTPAAVGPAVVPPANLREHLDAPNTNMITCGGQATIPMVHAVSSVVPVPYAEIVASVASVSAGPGTRANIDEFTATTSKGVETIGGATRGKAIIILNPADPPMIMRDTIFCAIPEDADTDAIAESIHKREKEIQAYVPGYRLLQDPQFDPPSVLNGGHARVSIFVEVEGAGDFLPPYAGNLDIMTAAATKVGEEIAKQKLGVSA; this is encoded by the coding sequence GTGGCAGCCAAGCTGACCGCAGCGATCATCGGGTCGGGCAACATCGGCACCGACCTGATGTACAAGCTGGAACGATCCGGGGTCATCGAACCGAGGTGGATGGTCGGCATCGATGCCGACTCCGAGGGCATGAAGCGGGCCGCCGACCACGGCCTGATCACCATGAGCGGCGGGGCCGACGAGCTCCTGTCGTCGTCGGAACGTCCGGACTTCATCTTCGAGGCGACATCGGCCTACGTGCATCGCGAGTACGCCCCGAAGTACGAGGCCGCCGGGATCACCGCGGTCGACCTCACCCCGGCCGCGGTCGGTCCGGCGGTCGTCCCGCCGGCGAACCTCCGCGAGCACCTGGACGCGCCGAACACCAACATGATCACCTGCGGTGGGCAGGCGACGATCCCGATGGTGCACGCCGTGTCGTCCGTGGTGCCGGTGCCCTACGCCGAGATCGTTGCGTCGGTCGCGTCCGTCTCGGCCGGCCCGGGTACGCGCGCGAACATCGACGAGTTCACCGCGACGACGTCGAAGGGTGTGGAGACCATCGGCGGGGCGACCCGCGGCAAGGCGATCATCATCCTGAATCCGGCCGATCCGCCGATGATCATGCGCGACACCATCTTCTGCGCGATCCCGGAAGACGCGGACACCGACGCGATCGCCGAGTCGATCCACAAGCGCGAGAAAGAGATCCAGGCGTACGTGCCCGGCTACCGCCTGCTGCAGGATCCGCAGTTCGATCCGCCGTCGGTGCTCAACGGCGGGCATGCGCGGGTCTCCATCTTCGTCGAGGTCGAGGGCGCCGGCGACTTCCTTCCGCCGTACGCGGGCAACCTCGACATCATGACCGCCGCCGCCACCAAGGTCGGCGAGGAAATTGCAAAGCAGAAGTTGGGAGTCTCGGCATGA
- the dmpG gene encoding 4-hydroxy-2-oxovalerate aldolase — protein MTTAVDLMANARKYSDTLDIRITDSSLRDGSHHKRHQFTEQEVRDIVAALDASGVPVIEVTHGDGLGGSSFNYGFSKTPEQQLIKAAAETAKQAKIAFLMLPGLGTKDDIRAAQDNGGQICRIATHCTEADVSIQHFGLARDLGLETVGFLMMSHSQPPEKLAEQARIMADAGCQCVYVVDSAGALVLEDVTVRVQALRAELGDDAQIGFHGHENLDIAVANSINAIRAGAQQIDGSIRRFGAGAGNTPTEAFVGVCDKLGISTGVDFMKIADAAQDVVRPAMPSECLVDRSAMMMGYAGCYSSFLKHAEGHAERYNVSAAEILLEAGSRKLVGGQEDQLIDIALELKKKQDANAGV, from the coding sequence ATGACGACCGCAGTTGACCTGATGGCGAACGCACGTAAGTACTCCGACACCCTCGACATCCGCATCACCGACTCGTCGTTGCGCGATGGCAGTCACCACAAGCGGCATCAGTTCACCGAGCAGGAGGTGCGCGACATCGTCGCGGCGCTCGATGCCTCGGGTGTGCCGGTGATCGAGGTGACCCACGGTGACGGGTTGGGCGGGTCGTCGTTCAACTACGGATTCTCGAAAACCCCTGAGCAGCAACTGATCAAGGCTGCCGCCGAGACGGCGAAGCAGGCCAAGATCGCGTTTCTGATGCTGCCGGGCCTCGGGACCAAGGACGACATCAGGGCCGCGCAGGACAACGGCGGGCAGATCTGCCGGATCGCCACGCATTGCACCGAGGCCGACGTGTCGATCCAGCATTTCGGCTTGGCACGCGACCTCGGGCTGGAAACGGTCGGCTTCTTGATGATGAGCCACTCGCAGCCGCCGGAGAAGTTGGCGGAACAGGCCCGGATCATGGCAGACGCCGGCTGCCAGTGCGTCTACGTCGTCGACTCGGCGGGCGCGCTGGTGCTCGAAGACGTCACCGTTCGCGTGCAGGCGTTGCGAGCCGAGCTGGGTGACGACGCCCAGATCGGTTTCCACGGCCACGAGAACCTCGACATCGCGGTCGCCAACTCCATCAACGCGATCCGTGCCGGAGCCCAGCAGATCGACGGCTCGATCCGCCGGTTCGGCGCGGGCGCAGGCAACACGCCGACCGAGGCATTCGTCGGGGTGTGCGACAAGCTGGGCATCTCCACGGGCGTGGACTTCATGAAGATCGCCGACGCCGCCCAGGACGTGGTACGCCCGGCGATGCCGTCCGAATGTCTGGTCGATCGCTCGGCGATGATGATGGGCTACGCCGGGTGCTACAGCTCCTTCCTGAAGCACGCCGAGGGGCACGCCGAGCGCTACAACGTGTCGGCGGCCGAGATCCTGCTGGAGGCCGGTAGCCGCAAACTCGTCGGCGGCCAAGAGGATCAGCTCATCGACATCGCGCTGGAACTGAAGAAGAAGCAGGACGCGAACGCCGGAGTTTGA
- a CDS encoding acyl-CoA dehydrogenase family protein produces MDFALSSDQQDLADAERAWLQKHDPILERRPSIDDGPATVSSTMRRHMTEAGYAGLLTKELGATNVDLLVLVEAHGWAGSPVPLAEVAIAVGLLETMGHRAWEDAAAGEEIVIPVRPSTSGRLDVEQVGGGLRIRGTTAPATGLVDADRIVLVAQTADGGDVAADIPVRDVEIRERDTLDLLRSWGVIDLDVTVAAEHWASMPTGTVGTVTEQLATFRAADALGCADRLLGLAVDYAGQRTQFDKPIGSFQAVKHHLANMALAVEASRSTLWAAALALDGDDATARARAVSSAVAFACRSASDVAQLALQVHGGIGFTWEHDVHLMIRRIKVDELLDGSVDDHRRRIVDLQPAAAD; encoded by the coding sequence ATGGATTTCGCGCTGAGCTCCGACCAACAGGATCTGGCCGACGCCGAGCGTGCGTGGTTGCAGAAACATGATCCGATCCTGGAGCGGCGCCCGTCGATCGACGACGGACCCGCCACCGTCTCGTCGACCATGCGCAGGCACATGACCGAGGCCGGGTACGCGGGACTGCTGACGAAGGAGCTCGGCGCGACCAACGTCGACCTCCTGGTCCTCGTGGAGGCACACGGTTGGGCCGGCAGCCCGGTGCCGCTCGCGGAGGTGGCCATCGCCGTGGGGCTGCTCGAAACGATGGGGCACCGGGCGTGGGAAGACGCCGCCGCCGGTGAGGAGATCGTCATCCCGGTCCGTCCGTCCACGTCGGGTCGTCTCGACGTCGAACAGGTGGGTGGCGGACTCCGGATTCGTGGGACGACCGCTCCGGCAACCGGGTTGGTCGACGCCGACCGCATCGTGCTGGTGGCACAGACGGCCGATGGCGGTGACGTCGCGGCGGACATCCCCGTTCGCGACGTCGAAATCCGGGAGCGCGACACCCTCGATCTGCTCCGATCGTGGGGGGTCATCGACCTCGACGTCACCGTCGCGGCCGAACACTGGGCGTCGATGCCGACCGGCACGGTCGGAACGGTCACCGAGCAGCTGGCGACGTTCCGTGCCGCCGATGCACTCGGGTGTGCCGATCGGCTTCTCGGTCTTGCTGTCGACTATGCCGGGCAGAGAACGCAATTCGACAAACCGATCGGTTCGTTCCAGGCGGTGAAGCACCACCTGGCCAACATGGCCCTCGCGGTGGAGGCGTCTCGTTCGACGCTCTGGGCGGCCGCACTCGCTCTCGACGGCGACGACGCCACAGCGCGGGCCCGTGCGGTGTCCTCGGCTGTCGCGTTTGCCTGTCGGAGCGCGAGTGACGTCGCTCAACTGGCGCTCCAGGTCCATGGCGGAATCGGATTCACCTGGGAGCACGACGTTCATCTCATGATCCGGCGGATCAAGGTCGACGAACTCCTCGACGGTTCCGTGGACGATCATCGCCGCCGAATCGTCGACCTGCAGCCGGCGGCAGCGGATTAG
- a CDS encoding FadR/GntR family transcriptional regulator has protein sequence MQSDRDRVRDSLAVDGAVRAPKAAEQIAGRLRGRIVRGELAPGSKLRPERELLVEFGVSRPTLREAFRILESEGLIVVVTGAGGGPRVQLPDLGVVSRQIGYYLQIKQTTLKDLLEARQEFEPICARLLAERRTRGALRELDTLLDDLRQVADAGFATDSAYVAWVDMTREFHESIADHCGNNTLAAQARALGEMLRAHHRRSLRSVNFRPSKPKLASELIGDYSELLDLVRARNGAGAERHWRAHLQRSARLTYRNQDPRSVVDLVD, from the coding sequence GTGCAATCCGACCGTGATCGAGTGCGTGACTCCCTGGCCGTGGACGGCGCGGTCCGGGCGCCGAAGGCGGCCGAGCAGATCGCGGGCAGATTGCGCGGGAGGATCGTTCGCGGCGAGTTGGCACCCGGCTCGAAGCTGAGGCCCGAGAGAGAACTCCTGGTGGAGTTCGGCGTGTCGAGACCGACACTGCGTGAGGCATTCCGGATCCTCGAGAGCGAGGGTCTGATCGTAGTGGTGACCGGCGCGGGCGGCGGGCCGCGCGTACAGCTGCCCGACCTCGGCGTGGTGTCCCGTCAGATCGGCTACTACCTGCAGATCAAGCAGACGACGCTCAAGGATCTGCTGGAGGCGCGCCAGGAGTTCGAACCGATCTGTGCGCGTTTGCTGGCCGAACGACGTACGCGAGGTGCCCTGAGGGAACTCGACACCCTGCTCGACGATCTCCGACAGGTCGCCGACGCCGGTTTCGCAACGGATTCCGCCTATGTGGCGTGGGTCGACATGACGCGCGAGTTCCACGAATCGATCGCCGACCACTGCGGCAACAACACGTTGGCGGCGCAGGCCCGGGCGCTCGGCGAGATGCTGCGGGCGCACCATCGGCGGAGCCTTCGGTCGGTGAATTTCCGGCCGAGTAAGCCAAAGCTCGCCTCGGAGCTGATCGGGGACTACTCGGAGCTGCTGGACCTGGTTCGGGCGCGCAACGGTGCGGGGGCCGAGCGACATTGGCGCGCACACCTGCAGCGCTCGGCCCGCCTCACGTATCGGAACCAGGATCCGCGGTCGGTGGTCGATCTCGTCGACTGA
- a CDS encoding thiolase C-terminal domain-containing protein produces MTSPSGRPLPQPTLRSAEFWASGADGVLRVARCGRCERLTHPCPAACPHCRSRDIEMAAVSGRAVVVALTVNEQQWLPSLPPPYVIAIVALDDDPAVRLTTNIVGCDAADVSIGSRVRVTFEKADDDIWIPLFELDPDAIDRGTVPEPEDLSGRLRARPSSSKFEESVAITGIGQSRVGRRLMVDPLTLTVDACEAAVADAGLTFEDIDGLVTYPGGATAGGLTEGGIMPVEEILRIRPTWVNGGNEFPGQNGSIVAAMLAVSAGLCRHVLCYRTVWESSHAALVREGRWHSPNARATGMMEGRAPYGAMSAANWIALCASHYFHRYGGGRETLGRIAVTARTNAAANPEAVYRNPITLDDYFSARMISSPFGLYDCDVPVDGAVAVIVSAADTAPDRPHPPVFVEAVGTQIMETLSWDQGTLTHLPQSLGPSAHLWSRTDFGPDDADVGLLYDGFTFNALSWLEGLGFCEPGGAADFIGDGSAISLGGRLPLNPHGGQLSAGRLHGYGFVREAVLQLRQEADGRQVDDARLAVVTSGGGVPSGAILLRR; encoded by the coding sequence GTGACCAGTCCGTCGGGACGTCCTTTACCTCAGCCCACACTGCGTTCCGCCGAGTTCTGGGCATCCGGTGCGGACGGGGTGCTGCGCGTGGCCAGGTGTGGCCGATGTGAGCGCCTGACCCATCCGTGCCCGGCGGCATGCCCCCACTGCCGGAGTCGCGATATCGAGATGGCCGCGGTGTCCGGGCGCGCGGTGGTGGTGGCGTTGACGGTGAACGAGCAGCAGTGGTTGCCCTCGCTTCCGCCGCCGTATGTCATCGCCATCGTTGCACTCGACGACGATCCGGCCGTCCGACTGACCACCAACATCGTCGGTTGTGACGCCGCCGATGTGAGCATCGGGTCACGGGTACGGGTGACCTTCGAGAAGGCCGACGACGACATCTGGATTCCACTGTTCGAACTCGATCCCGACGCCATCGACCGGGGGACCGTGCCGGAACCGGAGGACCTGTCCGGGCGACTGCGCGCCAGGCCGTCGTCGTCGAAGTTCGAAGAGTCGGTGGCGATCACCGGGATCGGGCAGTCACGCGTGGGGCGCCGGCTCATGGTCGACCCGCTGACGCTGACAGTGGACGCCTGCGAGGCCGCGGTCGCCGATGCGGGCCTGACGTTCGAGGACATCGACGGCCTGGTGACCTATCCCGGCGGCGCGACAGCAGGCGGGCTCACCGAGGGCGGGATCATGCCGGTCGAGGAGATCCTCCGGATCCGGCCCACCTGGGTCAACGGCGGCAACGAGTTTCCCGGCCAGAACGGCTCGATCGTCGCGGCGATGCTTGCCGTCTCGGCGGGCCTGTGTCGCCACGTGCTCTGCTATCGGACCGTATGGGAGTCCAGCCATGCCGCGCTGGTCCGGGAGGGCCGGTGGCACTCGCCGAATGCGCGGGCGACCGGGATGATGGAAGGCCGTGCGCCGTATGGCGCGATGTCGGCGGCGAACTGGATCGCCCTGTGCGCCAGCCACTATTTCCACCGATACGGTGGTGGGCGGGAGACGCTCGGTCGGATCGCGGTCACCGCACGGACGAACGCGGCAGCCAACCCCGAAGCGGTGTACCGGAACCCGATCACTCTCGACGACTATTTCTCGGCGCGGATGATCTCGAGCCCGTTCGGCCTCTATGACTGTGACGTGCCCGTCGACGGCGCGGTCGCCGTGATCGTCTCGGCCGCCGACACGGCGCCCGACCGCCCGCATCCACCGGTGTTCGTCGAGGCGGTGGGGACCCAGATCATGGAGACGCTTTCTTGGGATCAGGGCACGTTGACGCATCTCCCACAGAGTCTCGGCCCGTCGGCGCACCTCTGGTCGCGTACCGATTTCGGGCCGGACGACGCGGATGTGGGACTCCTGTACGACGGATTCACCTTCAACGCGCTCTCCTGGCTCGAAGGGCTCGGTTTCTGCGAACCCGGCGGCGCCGCCGATTTCATCGGTGACGGTAGCGCGATATCCCTCGGCGGGCGGTTGCCGCTGAACCCGCATGGTGGACAGCTCTCCGCGGGCCGGTTACACGGATACGGGTTCGTGCGGGAGGCGGTGCTGCAGTTGCGGCAGGAGGCGGACGGTCGCCAGGTCGACGACGCACGACTCGCCGTCGTCACGTCCGGCGGAGGTGTCCCGTCCGGGGCGATCCTGCTCCGCAGGTGA
- a CDS encoding FadR/GntR family transcriptional regulator, whose protein sequence is MTDNSTVRVFATRHDAERGIRTPKTAELVARRLRGMVVDGELKAGDHLPNEAELMELFSVSRPTLREAIRVLEAERLVEVRRGSRSGAKVCVPGPEVVARPASLLLELSGATVADVYRALEAVEPTAARLLAEEGSEEAFDELEQFVDEVVPAEFASGHLGRAAADFHLRMVQLSGSPTLALISGMVHEIFERNHVAFAKERLDSGRAQHESNYKLFVRSQRRFIKLLRARDGAGASAHWQKHMGVAREFVMLGREDLRVQDLLD, encoded by the coding sequence GTGACCGACAACTCGACTGTCCGGGTCTTCGCGACGCGCCATGATGCCGAGCGCGGTATCCGGACGCCGAAAACCGCCGAGCTCGTCGCCCGGAGGTTGCGGGGGATGGTCGTCGACGGCGAGCTCAAGGCCGGAGATCATCTGCCGAACGAAGCCGAGCTGATGGAGCTCTTCTCGGTCAGTCGGCCCACGCTGCGCGAGGCGATCCGCGTGCTCGAGGCCGAGCGACTTGTGGAGGTCCGTCGCGGCTCACGGTCGGGAGCCAAGGTGTGTGTGCCCGGTCCCGAGGTGGTCGCACGCCCCGCGTCGCTTCTGCTGGAGTTGTCCGGAGCGACCGTCGCCGATGTCTACCGTGCGCTCGAGGCTGTCGAGCCCACGGCGGCCCGGTTGCTCGCGGAGGAGGGATCCGAGGAGGCGTTCGACGAACTGGAACAATTCGTCGACGAAGTGGTCCCCGCCGAGTTCGCGTCCGGCCACCTGGGCCGCGCCGCAGCAGATTTCCACCTGCGGATGGTTCAGCTGTCGGGAAGCCCGACGTTGGCCCTGATCTCCGGCATGGTGCACGAGATCTTCGAACGCAATCATGTCGCGTTCGCCAAGGAACGCCTCGATTCCGGTCGTGCCCAACATGAATCGAACTACAAACTGTTCGTCCGATCGCAGCGACGCTTCATCAAGCTGTTGCGGGCCCGCGACGGGGCCGGGGCATCCGCCCACTGGCAGAAGCACATGGGTGTTGCGCGGGAGTTCGTGATGCTCGGCCGAGAAGACCTCCGGGTTCAGGACCTTCTGGACTGA
- a CDS encoding SDR family NAD(P)-dependent oxidoreductase, which translates to MDIAGKSAVVVGGASGMGRATALALAQAGARVAILDRESSDGKDLATEIDGVFHATDITDFDGVAEVLSAAVADLGGLHIAVNTAGGGKVQKTLGRNGPHDLDLFRQVIDLNLVGTFNLNRLQALHMSTNEPVDDERGVIVNTSSLAAFEGQIGQVAYAAAKAGIAGSALVMARDLGPLGIRVLAIAPSLFSTGATAAFTDEQVAPLVKDAAFPKRMGRPEEYAKLALAIVDNPMLNGQCIRLDAGQRFAPR; encoded by the coding sequence ATGGACATCGCAGGGAAATCGGCGGTCGTTGTCGGCGGAGCATCCGGGATGGGTCGCGCCACCGCGCTGGCCCTGGCACAGGCAGGCGCGCGGGTCGCCATCCTCGACCGCGAGAGCAGTGACGGCAAAGACCTCGCCACCGAGATCGACGGAGTCTTCCATGCCACCGACATCACGGATTTCGACGGCGTGGCAGAAGTGCTCTCCGCCGCGGTTGCCGATCTCGGAGGACTCCACATCGCGGTCAACACCGCCGGCGGTGGCAAGGTGCAGAAGACTTTGGGCCGCAACGGCCCTCATGACCTCGACTTGTTCCGTCAGGTGATCGATCTGAATCTGGTGGGGACCTTCAACCTGAACCGTCTGCAGGCGCTGCACATGAGCACCAACGAGCCGGTCGACGATGAACGAGGGGTCATCGTCAACACCTCGTCCCTCGCGGCCTTCGAAGGCCAGATCGGTCAGGTCGCCTACGCGGCCGCCAAGGCCGGGATCGCCGGCAGCGCTCTGGTCATGGCACGCGACCTCGGACCGCTCGGAATCCGGGTGCTCGCGATCGCGCCCAGCTTGTTCTCCACCGGTGCCACAGCGGCATTCACGGACGAGCAGGTGGCCCCACTGGTGAAGGATGCCGCCTTTCCCAAGCGGATGGGACGGCCGGAGGAGTACGCGAAACTCGCACTGGCGATCGTCGACAACCCGATGCTGAACGGCCAGTGCATCCGACTCGATGCCGGACAGCGCTTCGCACCACGCTAG
- a CDS encoding class I adenylate-forming enzyme family protein, whose protein sequence is MNIALLSDMAAEGFGDRVVVGTRDAGITATGLRSMSTAGAEIIRRSRADAVVYLAVNGPAFPVAMFSAARAGVPLVPVNYRLGGEQLDALLANHRSALAIADPEHVSILERAGLRVLTTEQWLDQTSTSTPIAASDGPSVGIDAPAVIIYTSGTTAAPKGVLLRNENLTSYVFGSVEFANADETEAALVSVPPYHIAAVANVISNLYAGRRTLVLEQFTPQEWLQTVRDEHVTNALVVPTMLSRIVESDADKSVPSLRNLAYGGAPMPSRIIEEALRLWPEVGFVNAYGLTETSSTIAVLGPQDHRDALDSDDERVRTRLGSVGRALPGVRIEIRDDCGATLPAGHVGRICVTGEQVSAEYAGVGRVVDEQGFFDTRDKGFVDDDGFLFVGGRADDTIIRGAENIAPAEIEDVILRHPDVLDVAVVGVPDEEWGQRIEAVVVVRADAGRDAEGLRAHVRATLRGSKTPERFVFWDQVPRTETGKLVRRHVVDRLVSESEPASVNGA, encoded by the coding sequence ATGAACATCGCGTTGTTGTCGGACATGGCCGCGGAAGGCTTCGGAGATCGGGTCGTCGTGGGCACCCGGGACGCGGGGATCACCGCGACGGGCCTGCGGTCCATGTCCACCGCCGGTGCGGAGATCATCCGGAGGTCGCGCGCGGACGCGGTGGTCTACCTCGCGGTGAACGGCCCGGCCTTTCCGGTGGCGATGTTCTCGGCGGCGCGTGCCGGAGTGCCGTTGGTGCCGGTCAACTACCGGCTGGGGGGTGAGCAGCTCGATGCCCTGCTCGCGAATCATCGCTCGGCCCTGGCGATTGCCGATCCCGAGCATGTCTCGATCCTCGAACGTGCCGGACTCCGGGTTCTCACCACCGAGCAATGGTTGGATCAGACGTCGACCAGCACACCGATCGCCGCGTCGGACGGACCGTCGGTCGGCATCGATGCACCTGCCGTGATCATCTACACCTCCGGGACCACGGCCGCGCCCAAGGGTGTGTTGCTCCGCAACGAGAACCTCACCTCGTACGTGTTCGGATCGGTCGAGTTCGCGAATGCCGACGAAACCGAGGCCGCGTTGGTCAGCGTTCCTCCGTATCACATTGCGGCAGTGGCGAATGTGATCAGCAATCTGTATGCGGGACGCAGAACTCTCGTGCTCGAGCAGTTCACCCCGCAGGAATGGCTGCAGACGGTGCGGGACGAACACGTCACCAATGCGCTGGTGGTGCCGACGATGCTGTCGCGGATTGTGGAATCCGATGCAGACAAGTCGGTTCCGTCGCTGCGCAATCTCGCCTACGGCGGCGCCCCGATGCCGTCCCGGATCATCGAAGAGGCCCTCCGACTGTGGCCCGAGGTCGGTTTCGTGAACGCGTACGGTCTCACCGAGACGAGTTCGACGATCGCGGTACTCGGACCGCAGGATCATCGGGATGCCTTGGACAGTGACGACGAGCGTGTGCGCACACGGCTCGGTTCGGTCGGTCGAGCGCTACCGGGGGTTCGGATCGAGATCCGCGACGACTGCGGAGCGACGTTGCCCGCCGGTCACGTGGGGAGGATCTGCGTCACCGGTGAACAGGTGTCGGCGGAGTATGCGGGCGTCGGACGGGTCGTGGACGAGCAGGGGTTCTTCGATACGCGCGACAAGGGATTCGTCGACGACGATGGTTTTCTCTTCGTCGGTGGCCGCGCCGACGACACCATCATCCGTGGGGCGGAGAACATCGCGCCGGCCGAGATCGAAGACGTCATCCTGCGTCATCCCGACGTTCTCGACGTCGCGGTGGTGGGAGTGCCCGACGAAGAGTGGGGTCAGCGCATCGAGGCCGTCGTGGTCGTGCGGGCCGATGCCGGTCGCGATGCCGAAGGTCTTCGCGCACATGTACGCGCGACGCTGCGCGGCAGCAAGACCCCGGAGAGATTCGTCTTCTGGGACCAGGTGCCGCGCACCGAGACGGGGAAGCTCGTCCGACGGCATGTGGTCGACCGCCTGGTGAGTGAGTCCGAACCTGCGTCGGTGAACGGGGCGTGA
- a CDS encoding enoyl-CoA hydratase/isomerase family protein, with amino-acid sequence MDLDALTTVIAELDDHVLTLTLNRPERLNSFTDTMRTEFRQIWDHAREQDDIHVIVLRAAGDRAFSTGMDTREGTFISDNVFSRRDPGNDLSPKHNGCWKPLICAVQGMVAGGALYWLNEADIIVASDDAQFFDPHVSYGLVAALEPIGLAHRIPIGEVLRMVLLGLDERMSAQRAREIGFVSEIVARPDLWPRADALAQRIAAKPPAAIQGSVRAIWESRDTGRSQALATGMSYTSLGNPIGKAQVNRSEVATRDYEVR; translated from the coding sequence GTGGACCTCGATGCCCTGACCACAGTGATCGCCGAGCTCGACGATCACGTTCTGACGCTGACCCTCAACCGCCCCGAGCGGCTGAACTCGTTCACCGACACGATGCGTACGGAGTTCCGGCAGATCTGGGATCACGCGCGCGAGCAGGACGACATCCATGTCATCGTGCTACGGGCCGCCGGTGACCGTGCCTTCTCGACCGGTATGGACACCCGCGAGGGAACCTTCATCTCCGACAACGTCTTCAGTCGGCGTGACCCTGGAAACGATCTCTCTCCCAAGCACAACGGGTGTTGGAAGCCGCTGATCTGCGCGGTCCAGGGGATGGTCGCGGGCGGCGCACTCTACTGGCTCAACGAGGCCGACATCATCGTCGCCAGTGACGACGCCCAGTTCTTCGACCCGCACGTCTCCTACGGCCTGGTCGCGGCACTGGAGCCGATCGGCCTCGCCCACCGGATCCCGATCGGTGAGGTTCTTCGCATGGTCCTCCTCGGCCTCGACGAACGTATGTCCGCGCAGCGGGCACGTGAGATCGGATTCGTGAGTGAGATCGTTGCGCGCCCGGATCTCTGGCCGCGGGCCGATGCGCTCGCGCAGCGGATCGCTGCGAAACCACCTGCGGCGATCCAGGGCAGCGTCCGGGCGATCTGGGAGTCCCGGGACACCGGGCGGTCCCAGGCGCTGGCGACGGGCATGTCGTACACGTCGCTGGGCAACCCCATCGGCAAGGCGCAGGTGAACAGGTCCGAGGTCGCGACGCGCGACTACGAGGTCCGATGA